A DNA window from Rhineura floridana isolate rRhiFlo1 chromosome 11, rRhiFlo1.hap2, whole genome shotgun sequence contains the following coding sequences:
- the SPAG7 gene encoding sperm-associated antigen 7, whose protein sequence is MAELDLLGSILSSMEPPPALGDREARRAKEQTARLKKLQEQEKRLKVEFRKRMEKEVSDFIQDSNQSKKKFQPMNKIERSILHDVVEVAGLTSFSFGDDEESRYVMIFKKEFAPSDEELEAYRQGEEWDPQQAEEKRRLKELAQKQAEEEALKGPTVVNPNTDFKDKYSHLIGKVAAKDAAHTVEANKAYGCVPVANKRDTRSIEEAMNEIRAKKRLRRSEDEGPAPAANSS, encoded by the exons ATGGCGGAGTTGGACCTGCTGGGCTCGATCCTGAGCTCCATGGAGCCGCCCCCGGCGCTCGGGGACCGCGAGGCGCGCCGCGCCaagg AGCAAACTGCTCGGCTGAAGAAGTTGCAGGAGCAAGAGAAACGCCTGAAAGTCGAGTTCAGGAAACGG ATGGAGAAGGAGGTGTCTGATTTCATCCAGGACAGCAACCAAAGCAAGAAGAAGTTCCAGCCCATGAACAAGATTGAGCGCAGCATCCT ACACGATGTGGTGGAAGTGGCAGGCCTTACCTCCTTTTCCTTTGGCGATGATGAGGAATCACGATACGTCATGATTTTTAAGAAG GAATTTGCCCCATCAGATGAAGAGCTGGAGGCCTACCGTCAGGGAGAAGAGTGGGACCCACAGCAGGCTGAGGAGAAGCGCCGGCTCAAG GAGCTGGCTCAGAAGCAGGCTGAAGAAGAGGCGCTGAAAGGTCCAACAGTGGTGAACCCCAACACAGACTTCAAAGACAAATACAGCCACCTCATTGGGAAGGTGGCCGCAAAGGACGCTGCCCACACTGTGGAGGCCAACAAGGCCTATGGCTGTG TTCCCGTTGCCAACAAGAGGGACACGCGCTCCATTGAGGAGGCCATGAACGAGATCCGGGCAAAGAAACGTCTGCGCCGGAGTGAGGATGAGGGCCCCGCTCCGGCGGCCAATAGCTCGTAG